The Amycolatopsis endophytica genome includes the window ACCGTGACGATCGTCGCGCGGATCCGGCAGGACGAGAACGACCCGAAGAACCGGGACGCCTTCGCCGACGCCTCCACGCACGGCAGGCTGCAGAGCTACGTGGTGGACTCGCGGGTCGTGGCGCGGTCGAGTGGTCTGGACATCCGGCCCGGCTACTTCCAGCTCGACCAGGACCAGCCGGGCGTGCTCGACGCGCTGCCGCTGCCGCAGACCGACGCCGGGCCGTTCTTCTCCTACGCGCTGCAGTGGATCGCGTTCGGGATCATGGCGATCGCGGGCCTGGTGTACTTCACGGTTCGGGAGATGAAGCCCGGCGGCGTGCTCAACGAGATGGCGCAGCGCGAGAAGAACCGGCGCAGGCGGAAGTCGGTCGCCGAAATCCTGGCTGAGGACGATGCAGCGGCGCGCGGCGCCACCGTTGAGGGTGGCGGTGGGCGACGGGCAGACAAGACAGCGGCGCGCAGCGCCACCGTTGAGGGTGGCGGTGGGCGACGGGCAGACAAGACAGCGGCGCGCAGCGCCACCGTTGAGGGTGGCGGTGGGCGACGGGCGGGCGGAGCTAGCGGGACCGCCGGAGACCGAGAAGAGCAGCCAGTACGGCGGAGCTGACCCCGGCCAGCCATCCGACCACCCGGGACAGCTCGACCGCGCGGGTCACGTGCCCGGCGTCCGGGTTGCGGCCGTCGCCGAGCACCGGCAGTTCCTCCACCCCGTGCGGGTACACCGTGCGGCCGCCGAGGCGGATCTCCAGCGCACCGGCGAAGGCCGCCTCCATGCGCCCGGCGTTGCGGCTCGGGTGCGCCCCGGTGTCGCGCCGCCACGCGCGCCACGCCCCGGCCGCCGAACCGCCGACGACCGGTGCGCTCGACACGGTCAGCGTCGCCGCGAAGCGGGTCGGCAGCAGGTTGACCAGGTCGTCCAGGCGCCGCCCGAACCAGCCCGCCGGACGGGTCGGGTCGCCGAGGGTGCGCAGCACCGACACCGTCCGCGCCGCGAGCAGACCGGGCACGCCGGCGACCGCGCCCCAGAACAGCGGTCCGACGACGGCGTCCGCGGTGTGCTGGGCCACCGACTCCACCGACGCGCGGGACAACCCGACCACGTCGAGGTCTTCGGTGCGCCTGCTGTCCAGTTCGGACAGCGTCGCGCGGGCGGCGTCGAGTTCGCCCTCTTCGAGGTCACGGGCCAGCTCGGTGCCGTCGTCGGCGAGACCCGCGCCACCGAGGACGGCCCACGTCGCGACGGCCGTGCCCAAGGCCTGGACGACCGGGCTGCGGCGCGCGGCCCGTTCCGCGAGGAGCCCGGCGAGCACCGCCGACCCGGCCAGCCCGCCGGCGAACGCGACACCCGCGGCGCGGCCTTCGGGAAGCTTGGCGTCCAGGGCCCGGACGGTGCGCGTGAACACGGTGACCGGCCTGCCCCGCTTCGGCTCGCCGATCACCCCGTCCGCCGCCGCCCCCAGCAGCAGTCCGATCGCCCGTGCGGCACTCACTCCGTTGCTCCCCGAGGTCCGAATTGCTTGTCGAAGCGGCGAAGCCGCTTGCTGTGGGCCGTCAGCCCGCACCGCCTCAGGTTCCGCCACCCGCACCGCAAAGCAAGCCACTTCTGACCGGTATTCAGTCCGCCGTCAGGCTACTGGAACTGCTGGGCGACCTCGTCGCGAGCCTGGACCATGATGTCGCGCATGGCGCGCTCGGCCCGGTCGGCGTCGGCCAGGTCGACCGCGCGGGCGACCTCCAGGTGCAGCGCGACGGCCTCCGGCTGCGGCTCGGGCGGCATCAGGCCGTGCTCGGTGCGGCCGGTCAGCACCTGCGCGACCACCTCGGAGAGCTGCCCGAACATCGGGTTGCCGGAGGCCGCGAGCACCAGGTGGTGAAAAGCGATGTCGTGGCCGAGGAAGGCGATGAGGTCGCGGGCGTGTGCGGTGACCTCCAGCCGGGCACCCAGGGCCCGCAGGCGTCCGCGCTCTTCGGGGGTCGCCCGGAGCGCGGCGAACCGGGCCGCGCTGGGTTCGACGGCCCAGCGCAGCTCCATCAGGTTGCGCAGGGCGACCGGGCGTTGCTCACCGTCGAGCTGCCAGCGGATCAACCGGGGGTCGTAGTGGTTCCAGTCGGCGCAGTCCCGCACCGTGACGCCGACGCGCCGCTTGCTGGTGGTCAGCCGCATCGCCTCCAGTGCCCGCACGACCTCGCGGGCCACGGTGCGCGAGGCACCGAAGTTCCGCTGCAGCTCCTCCAGCCGCAGCACCGATCCCGGCGACAGCTCGCCACAGGCGATCGCGGTGCCCACCGCGTCGAGCATGCGTTCGTGCATTCCTTCGGCCACGGTCGTGACGCTAACCCACTGATTCGATTAAGTATTACTTGTGGCTTAAATAAGTAGTACTTTTGCGTTGCACTGATCGAGTGACAGCGAGGTCTGGAGAGAGCCAATGACGGTCATCGTCGTGATGGGTGTGGCCGGGTCGGGCAAGACGACCGTGGGCTCGGCGCTGGCCGGGCGCCTCGGCGTCGTGTACGCCGAAGCCGACCAGTTCCATCCGGCTGCGAACATCGAGAAGATGTCGTCCGGTCACCCGCTGAACGACGAGGACCGGCAGCCGTGGTTGCACGCGATCGCGGCCTGGATCTCCGAGCACCAGGACAGCGGGGGCGTCGTGTCCTCGTCCGCGCTCAAGCGACGCTACCGCGACGTGCTGCGTACCGGCGGCGACGTGTGGTTCCTGCACCTCGACGGTCCGCGGGACATCCTGGCCGAGCGCATGCGCGGGCGGTCCGGGCACTTCATGCCGGTGTCCTTGCTCGACTCCCAGCTCGCCGACCTCGAACCCCTCGAAACCGATG containing:
- a CDS encoding cobalamin biosynthesis protein CobD/CbiB, with the protein product MSAARAIGLLLGAAADGVIGEPKRGRPVTVFTRTVRALDAKLPEGRAAGVAFAGGLAGSAVLAGLLAERAARRSPVVQALGTAVATWAVLGGAGLADDGTELARDLEEGELDAARATLSELDSRRTEDLDVVGLSRASVESVAQHTADAVVGPLFWGAVAGVPGLLAARTVSVLRTLGDPTRPAGWFGRRLDDLVNLLPTRFAATLTVSSAPVVGGSAAGAWRAWRRDTGAHPSRNAGRMEAAFAGALEIRLGGRTVYPHGVEELPVLGDGRNPDAGHVTRAVELSRVVGWLAGVSSAVLAALLGLRRSR
- a CDS encoding gluconokinase; the encoded protein is MTVIVVMGVAGSGKTTVGSALAGRLGVVYAEADQFHPAANIEKMSSGHPLNDEDRQPWLHAIAAWISEHQDSGGVVSSSALKRRYRDVLRTGGDVWFLHLDGPRDILAERMRGRSGHFMPVSLLDSQLADLEPLETDERGMIADISEPPTGIVDRALTELAKEQP
- a CDS encoding FadR/GntR family transcriptional regulator, which produces MLDAVGTAIACGELSPGSVLRLEELQRNFGASRTVAREVVRALEAMRLTTSKRRVGVTVRDCADWNHYDPRLIRWQLDGEQRPVALRNLMELRWAVEPSAARFAALRATPEERGRLRALGARLEVTAHARDLIAFLGHDIAFHHLVLAASGNPMFGQLSEVVAQVLTGRTEHGLMPPEPQPEAVALHLEVARAVDLADADRAERAMRDIMVQARDEVAQQFQ